A region of Streptomyces sp. R44 DNA encodes the following proteins:
- a CDS encoding serine hydrolase domain-containing protein, whose product MSAARTARRARTVLAATVVAGLTATVLATPALAAAKPAPAHHKDHAATQRALDAAVADGVPGAVAQARDGHDRWTGTAGERKGDDRYRVGSITKTFTATVLLQLQAEGRIDLDDPVEKWLPGVVRGNGHDGSRITVRQLLNHTSGIYSYTEDPAFQERVFGPGFLEHRYDTWTPRQLVAVAMAHKPDFEPGAAWNYSNTNFVLAGMVIEKVTGRPYGKAVENRIIKPLKLRATTVPGTRSAMPEPSSPAYSKLSRDVNAPVHEVSDLNPSIAGAAGEIISDSRDLQTFYSALLKGRLLTKDGLKEMTTTVPISPEYPNVGYGLGLMKQKLSCGEEVWGHGGGIHGSTSLAHVTRDGEHSLAGNFNADWTGDTEKVVEAEFCGTDPKK is encoded by the coding sequence ATGTCAGCCGCACGCACCGCACGCCGTGCCCGCACCGTCCTCGCCGCCACCGTCGTCGCGGGCCTCACGGCCACCGTCCTCGCCACCCCCGCCCTCGCGGCCGCGAAGCCGGCGCCGGCGCACCACAAGGACCACGCCGCCACCCAGCGGGCCCTCGACGCGGCCGTCGCCGACGGGGTGCCCGGTGCCGTCGCCCAGGCCCGTGACGGGCACGACCGCTGGACCGGCACCGCGGGCGAGCGCAAGGGCGACGACCGCTACCGCGTCGGCTCCATCACCAAGACCTTCACCGCCACCGTCCTCCTCCAGCTCCAGGCGGAGGGCCGCATCGACCTCGACGACCCGGTCGAGAAGTGGCTCCCCGGCGTCGTCCGGGGCAACGGCCACGACGGCTCCCGGATCACCGTCCGCCAGCTGCTCAACCACACCAGCGGCATCTACAGCTACACCGAGGACCCCGCCTTCCAGGAGCGGGTCTTCGGCCCCGGCTTCCTGGAGCACCGCTACGACACCTGGACCCCGCGGCAGCTCGTGGCCGTCGCGATGGCCCACAAGCCCGACTTCGAGCCCGGCGCCGCCTGGAACTACTCCAACACCAACTTCGTCCTCGCCGGCATGGTGATCGAGAAGGTCACCGGGCGCCCGTACGGCAAGGCCGTCGAGAACCGGATCATCAAGCCGCTCAAGCTCCGCGCCACCACCGTCCCCGGCACCCGCTCGGCCATGCCGGAGCCCAGCAGCCCGGCGTACTCCAAGCTCTCCCGGGACGTGAACGCCCCCGTCCACGAGGTCTCCGACCTCAACCCGAGCATCGCGGGCGCGGCGGGCGAGATCATCTCCGACTCCCGCGACCTGCAGACCTTCTACTCGGCCCTGCTCAAGGGACGGCTCCTCACGAAGGACGGTCTGAAGGAGATGACGACCACCGTCCCGATCTCCCCCGAGTACCCGAACGTCGGCTACGGCCTCGGGCTGATGAAGCAGAAGCTGAGCTGTGGGGAGGAGGTCTGGGGCCACGGCGGCGGCATCCACGGCTCCACCTCGCTGGCCCATGTGACCCGCGACGGCGAGCACTCCCTCGCCGGCAACTTCAACGCCGACTGGACCGGCGACACCGAGAAGGTCGTCGAGGCCGAGTTCTGCGGCACCGACCCGAAGAAGTAG
- a CDS encoding NUDIX hydrolase has translation MTTELRVAAYAVCVRGDEILLARWVAKDGVKRWTLPGGGMDHGEEPVRTVVREVEEETGYLTEPTALLGIDSIRRSWLRRLGGPGDWQGLRIIYEAQVTGGALRNETGGSTDLAAWHPLDSVPSLVRVELVDIGLQLWRDRPPLGRSHLTDPANG, from the coding sequence ATGACAACCGAGTTGAGGGTGGCGGCCTACGCCGTGTGTGTCCGGGGCGACGAGATACTCCTCGCCCGCTGGGTCGCCAAGGACGGCGTCAAACGGTGGACGCTGCCGGGCGGCGGCATGGACCACGGCGAGGAGCCCGTCCGTACCGTCGTCCGCGAGGTCGAGGAGGAGACCGGCTATCTGACCGAGCCCACCGCCCTCCTCGGCATCGACTCCATCCGGCGCTCCTGGCTCCGCCGGCTCGGCGGGCCCGGCGACTGGCAGGGGCTGCGGATCATCTACGAGGCCCAGGTCACCGGGGGTGCCCTGCGCAACGAGACCGGCGGCTCCACCGACCTCGCCGCCTGGCACCCGCTCGACTCCGTGCCCTCCCTCGTCCGCGTCGAACTCGTCGACATCGGCCTCCAGCTCTGGCGCGACCGGCCGCCCCTGGGCCGCTCGCACCTCACCGACCCGGCAAACGGCTGA
- a CDS encoding HPP family protein, producing MVLASTAAAVTALLLLVAVGTVLHQPLLIPPLAASMALVAGAPELPLSQPRSVLGGQLLSALTGFAVLALAGPGLWGAAVAGGLALGVMMLARTPHSPAAATAVIVALQAPPFWSFLGLLVLASLLLVAVGLAAARVTGRPYPAYWL from the coding sequence ATCGTGCTCGCCTCCACGGCCGCCGCCGTCACCGCCCTCCTCCTCCTGGTCGCGGTCGGCACCGTCCTCCACCAGCCGCTGCTCATCCCGCCCCTCGCCGCCAGCATGGCGCTCGTGGCCGGCGCCCCCGAACTGCCGCTCTCCCAGCCGCGTTCGGTCCTGGGCGGCCAGCTGCTCTCCGCCCTCACCGGCTTCGCGGTCCTCGCCCTGGCCGGGCCCGGCCTCTGGGGCGCCGCGGTGGCGGGCGGTCTGGCCCTGGGCGTGATGATGCTCGCCCGTACCCCGCACTCGCCCGCCGCGGCCACGGCCGTCATCGTCGCCCTCCAGGCCCCGCCCTTCTGGTCGTTTCTCGGCCTTCTCGTGCTCGCGTCCCTCCTCCTGGTGGCCGTCGGTCTCGCCGCCGCCCGCGTGACGGGCCGCCCATACCCGGCTTACTGGCTCTAA
- a CDS encoding pyridoxamine 5'-phosphate oxidase family protein has translation MNTAYHSGSLAVQAREGVQDIAAHVGRSITPGIRPIAAAFLEAQPMLMLGTADAEARVWATLLTGAPGFVRATGPHTVSVAAPLPEGTPDGAPVGTLALDPRTRRRMRLNGTARTSARGFTIEAEQVFSNCPKYLQKREWYGSEPVGPEAGAARHGEALTPDQVRRIRAADTFFIATAAPDGLDTSHRGGNPGFVRVDTPSELSWRDYPGNSMFLTLGNLEEDGRAGLLFLDWETGLTLQLSGLAHTVYDSEGRVTRFRVDRTIETPAGSPLRWSPPEYSPANPKLWSPS, from the coding sequence GTGAACACCGCGTACCACTCCGGCTCCCTGGCCGTCCAGGCACGCGAGGGCGTCCAGGACATCGCCGCCCACGTAGGCCGCTCCATCACCCCCGGCATCCGCCCCATCGCCGCCGCCTTCCTGGAAGCCCAGCCCATGCTGATGCTCGGCACGGCGGACGCCGAGGCCCGCGTCTGGGCGACCCTGCTGACCGGCGCGCCCGGCTTCGTCCGGGCCACCGGCCCCCACACGGTCTCGGTCGCCGCGCCCCTCCCCGAGGGCACGCCCGACGGCGCCCCCGTCGGCACCCTCGCCCTGGATCCCCGCACCCGCCGCCGTATGCGCCTGAACGGCACGGCGAGGACCAGCGCCCGGGGCTTCACGATCGAGGCCGAGCAGGTCTTCTCGAACTGCCCGAAGTACCTCCAGAAGCGGGAGTGGTACGGCTCCGAGCCCGTCGGCCCCGAGGCGGGTGCGGCCCGGCACGGCGAGGCGCTCACCCCCGACCAGGTCCGCCGGATCCGGGCGGCGGACACGTTCTTCATCGCCACCGCCGCCCCCGACGGCCTCGACACCAGCCACCGGGGCGGCAACCCCGGCTTCGTCCGGGTCGACACGCCCAGCGAGCTCAGCTGGCGCGACTACCCGGGCAACTCCATGTTCCTGACCCTGGGCAATCTGGAGGAGGACGGCCGCGCGGGACTGCTCTTCCTCGACTGGGAGACGGGCCTGACCCTCCAGCTCAGCGGCCTCGCGCACACCGTGTACGACTCCGAGGGCCGCGTCACCCGCTTCCGCGTGGACCGCACGATCGAAACCCCGGCGGGCAGCCCCCTGCGCTGGTCACCACCGGAGTACTCCCCGGCCAACCCGAAACTCTGGAGCCCCAGTTGA
- a CDS encoding VOC family protein: MSAIGTLATHHVGLNVTDLTRSLAFYGDVLGFEVLGEGAEKDSRYAFLGQDGRLVLTLWQQAEGTYDSGRPGLHHLAFEAESIEHVRAAEAALTARGATFAYEGVVAHREGAASGGIFFHDPDGTRLEISVPKGAETAEAPSETAPTCGFF; this comes from the coding sequence ATGTCCGCGATCGGCACGCTCGCCACCCATCACGTCGGCCTCAACGTCACCGACCTGACGCGCTCGCTCGCCTTCTACGGCGACGTCCTCGGCTTCGAGGTCCTCGGCGAGGGCGCGGAGAAGGACAGCCGGTACGCCTTCCTCGGCCAGGACGGCCGCCTGGTCCTCACCCTCTGGCAGCAGGCCGAGGGCACCTACGACTCCGGCCGGCCGGGCCTGCACCACCTCGCGTTCGAGGCGGAGTCCATCGAGCACGTCCGCGCCGCCGAGGCCGCGCTCACGGCGCGCGGCGCCACGTTCGCGTACGAGGGCGTCGTCGCCCACCGCGAGGGCGCGGCCTCGGGCGGCATCTTCTTCCACGACCCGGACGGCACCCGCCTGGAGATCTCGGTCCCGAAGGGCGCGGAAACCGCAGAAGCCCCCTCGGAAACGGCCCCGACCTGCGGCTTCTTCTAG
- a CDS encoding CGNR zinc finger domain-containing protein, whose amino-acid sequence MTAIDPRPLTGEPVSLDLLNTRWNDEGVRQDLLTDVEGLSVWLAANGLEQRFAADAVTLRHTLAARDALAALVDRPADPSATTRVDAVLGHGRIRATLTTEGPGEEAEFADPAWGPGWTAARDYLDLLRTAPDRIRACAHEACILHFFDTSRNGTRRWCSMAVCGNRAKASRHYARTKES is encoded by the coding sequence ATGACCGCCATCGATCCCCGGCCGCTCACCGGCGAGCCCGTCTCCCTGGACCTGCTGAACACCCGCTGGAACGACGAAGGCGTCCGCCAGGACCTGCTCACGGATGTCGAGGGGCTCTCCGTCTGGCTCGCCGCCAACGGCCTGGAGCAGCGGTTCGCCGCCGACGCGGTCACCCTGCGGCACACCCTGGCCGCCCGGGACGCGCTCGCCGCGCTGGTCGACCGGCCCGCCGACCCCTCCGCCACCACGCGCGTGGACGCCGTCCTCGGGCACGGCCGCATCCGGGCCACCCTCACCACCGAGGGCCCCGGCGAGGAGGCCGAGTTCGCGGACCCCGCCTGGGGGCCCGGCTGGACGGCAGCGCGCGACTACCTCGACCTGCTGCGCACCGCGCCCGACCGGATCCGGGCCTGCGCCCACGAGGCCTGCATCCTGCACTTCTTCGACACCTCGCGGAACGGCACCCGCCGCTGGTGCTCGATGGCGGTCTGCGGCAACCGCGCCAAGGCCTCCCGCCACTACGCCCGTACGAAGGAGAGTTGA
- a CDS encoding S8 family serine peptidase, producing the protein MTTPETRSSIPGSSTHGPRRAARIAAAAGLVAALVATGAAPVLAAEAPATTPPVKSSNPADKLGAIDAQRLTEAQANGEKNVTVLVATAPGATEQVAAQLDAVDGASVGKQQDALGYVRATLPTAKAAAAIKAATGLSSVQSIDLQAEIALDDPTPDAGAAAGAVSGTTVATTYPAPGKDTPAKNPYNPSYETGAVDFVKEHPKADGRGVTIGILDSGVDLGHPALQKTTTGERKIVDWVTATDPLTEGDATWRAQITPVAGPVFTASGQSWTAPAGSYQFSRFTEAATKGGDPKGDINRDGDTTDVFGMLYDPAAGTVRVDTDQNNDFTDNAPLKPYKDGYQIGYFGTDNPATEVVERTPFVVEIRKDVPMDPLGGTWVGQKRDFVNIGLVESSHGTHVAGITAAHSLFGGRMNGAAPGAKIVSSRACTWSGGCTNTALTEGMTDLVVNRGVDIVNMSIGGLPQQNDGDNVRSRLYTRLIDQYGVQLVISAGNEGPGINTIGDPGLADKVLSVGAAVSQSTWAANYGSAVEKKYAMFPFSSRGPREDGGFTPTITAPGSAVNTIPTWQPGAGVAEAGYTLPAGYGMLNGTSMSSPQAAGASALLISAAKQKGIALSPLTLRTALTSTAKRIPGVAAHEQGSGLIDIEDAWESIKDGATAHDYKVQAPVDTVIFPAPHTGTGVYDREGGLKVGQKRVYDVTITRTNGPDRPVWHELSLKYNDGTFRILGEDFVALPLNKPVTVKLQARAATAGAHSVILEADDLFTEGVDKQILATSIVSNDLVAPGYNLSATGSVQRNSSKSYFVTVPQGAKTLEVALGGLKEKSQTRFISIHPYGVGIEDSATTQCYPHYNPANTCRPDLRSYPNPTPGVWEIEVESRRTSPDLDNPYTLNVSALGVDFAPAVQTVAEAKIGTPAAVQWQVTNRFAGIAGTLKGGSLGSQKSETPTIQHHEQQTKTVTIGEGVERLDIAIGNTSDKAADLDLTVTLNGATVGQSADGDSEESVSLVKPAPGTYTVVIDGYSVQAAGGTTYDYKDVYYSSALGTVKVDESKPVTLANGASAPVAAEVLVAGAAPEGRQFFGEVQLLNARGTVAGTGSVLIGAVTP; encoded by the coding sequence ATGACCACCCCCGAAACTCGGAGCTCCATACCCGGAAGCTCGACGCACGGGCCCAGACGCGCGGCCCGCATCGCGGCCGCCGCCGGACTCGTCGCGGCCCTCGTCGCGACCGGTGCCGCGCCCGTGCTCGCCGCCGAAGCCCCGGCGACCACTCCCCCGGTCAAGTCCTCGAACCCGGCCGACAAGCTCGGCGCCATCGACGCCCAGCGGCTCACCGAGGCCCAGGCGAACGGCGAGAAGAACGTCACCGTCCTCGTCGCCACCGCCCCCGGCGCCACCGAGCAGGTCGCCGCGCAGCTCGACGCCGTCGACGGCGCCTCCGTCGGCAAGCAGCAGGACGCCCTCGGCTACGTCCGCGCCACCCTGCCGACCGCCAAGGCCGCCGCCGCCATCAAGGCCGCCACCGGCCTCTCCTCCGTCCAGTCCATCGACCTCCAGGCGGAGATCGCGCTGGACGACCCGACGCCGGACGCGGGCGCCGCGGCGGGTGCCGTCTCCGGCACCACCGTCGCCACGACCTACCCGGCCCCGGGCAAGGACACCCCGGCGAAGAACCCGTACAACCCCTCGTACGAGACGGGCGCGGTCGACTTCGTCAAGGAGCACCCGAAGGCCGACGGCCGCGGCGTGACCATCGGCATCCTGGACTCGGGTGTCGACCTGGGCCACCCGGCCCTGCAGAAGACCACCACCGGCGAGCGCAAGATCGTCGACTGGGTCACCGCCACCGACCCGCTCACCGAGGGCGACGCCACCTGGCGCGCGCAGATCACCCCCGTCGCCGGCCCCGTCTTCACCGCCTCCGGCCAGAGCTGGACGGCCCCCGCGGGCTCCTACCAGTTCAGCCGCTTCACCGAGGCGGCCACCAAGGGCGGCGACCCCAAGGGCGACATCAACCGGGACGGCGACACCACCGACGTCTTCGGCATGCTGTACGACCCGGCCGCCGGAACCGTCCGCGTGGACACCGACCAGAACAACGACTTCACGGACAACGCGCCGCTGAAGCCGTACAAGGACGGGTACCAGATCGGCTACTTCGGTACCGACAACCCGGCCACCGAGGTCGTCGAGCGCACTCCGTTCGTCGTGGAGATCCGCAAGGACGTCCCGATGGACCCGCTGGGCGGAACCTGGGTCGGCCAGAAGCGCGACTTCGTCAACATCGGTCTCGTCGAGTCCTCGCACGGCACCCACGTCGCCGGCATCACCGCCGCCCACAGCCTCTTCGGCGGCAGGATGAACGGCGCCGCGCCCGGCGCGAAGATCGTCTCCTCGCGCGCGTGCACCTGGTCCGGCGGCTGCACCAACACCGCCCTCACCGAGGGCATGACGGACCTCGTCGTCAACCGCGGCGTCGACATCGTCAACATGTCGATCGGCGGCCTGCCGCAGCAGAACGACGGCGACAACGTCCGCTCGCGCCTCTACACCCGCCTGATCGACCAGTACGGCGTCCAGCTGGTCATCTCGGCCGGCAACGAGGGTCCCGGCATCAACACGATCGGCGACCCCGGTCTGGCCGACAAGGTCCTCTCGGTCGGCGCGGCGGTCTCCCAGTCGACCTGGGCCGCCAACTACGGCTCGGCCGTCGAGAAGAAGTACGCCATGTTCCCCTTCTCCTCGCGCGGCCCGCGTGAGGACGGCGGCTTCACCCCGACCATCACCGCCCCCGGCTCGGCCGTGAACACCATCCCGACCTGGCAGCCGGGCGCCGGCGTCGCCGAGGCGGGCTACACCCTGCCCGCCGGCTACGGCATGCTCAACGGCACCTCGATGTCCTCGCCGCAGGCGGCGGGCGCGAGCGCGCTGCTGATCTCGGCCGCGAAGCAGAAGGGCATCGCGCTCTCCCCGCTCACCCTGCGGACCGCGCTCACCTCCACCGCGAAGCGCATCCCCGGTGTCGCCGCGCACGAGCAGGGCTCGGGCCTCATCGACATCGAGGACGCCTGGGAGTCGATCAAGGACGGTGCCACCGCCCACGACTACAAGGTCCAGGCCCCGGTCGACACCGTGATCTTCCCGGCCCCGCACACCGGCACCGGTGTGTACGACCGCGAGGGCGGCCTCAAGGTCGGCCAGAAGCGCGTCTACGACGTCACCATCACGCGCACGAACGGCCCGGACCGGCCGGTCTGGCACGAGCTGAGCCTCAAGTACAACGACGGCACCTTCCGCATCCTCGGTGAGGACTTCGTCGCGCTGCCGCTCAACAAGCCGGTCACCGTCAAGCTCCAGGCCCGCGCCGCCACCGCCGGTGCGCACAGCGTCATCCTGGAGGCCGACGACCTGTTCACCGAGGGCGTCGACAAGCAGATCCTCGCCACCTCGATCGTCTCGAACGACCTGGTCGCCCCGGGCTACAACCTCTCCGCCACGGGCTCGGTGCAGCGCAACAGCAGCAAGTCCTACTTCGTCACCGTGCCCCAGGGCGCCAAGACGCTGGAGGTCGCGCTCGGCGGTCTGAAGGAGAAGAGCCAGACCCGGTTCATCTCCATCCACCCGTACGGCGTCGGCATCGAGGACAGCGCCACCACGCAGTGCTACCCGCACTACAACCCGGCCAACACCTGCCGCCCGGACCTGCGGTCCTACCCGAACCCGACGCCCGGCGTCTGGGAGATCGAGGTCGAGTCCCGCCGCACGTCGCCGGACCTGGACAACCCGTACACCCTGAACGTCAGCGCCCTCGGCGTCGACTTCGCCCCGGCCGTCCAGACGGTCGCCGAGGCGAAGATCGGCACCCCGGCCGCCGTCCAGTGGCAGGTCACCAACCGCTTCGCGGGCATCGCGGGCACCCTCAAGGGCGGCTCGCTCGGCTCGCAGAAGAGCGAGACGCCGACCATCCAGCACCACGAGCAGCAGACGAAGACCGTCACCATCGGTGAGGGCGTCGAGCGGCTCGACATCGCCATCGGCAACACCTCCGACAAGGCCGCCGACCTCGACCTCACCGTCACGCTGAACGGCGCCACCGTGGGCCAGTCGGCGGACGGCGACTCGGAGGAGTCCGTCTCCCTCGTGAAGCCGGCCCCGGGCACGTACACCGTCGTCATCGACGGCTACTCGGTCCAGGCCGCGGGCGGCACCACGTACGACTACAAGGACGTGTACTACTCGTCCGCGCTCGGCACCGTGAAGGTGGACGAGTCGAAGCCGGTCACCCTGGCCAACGGCGCCTCCGCCCCGGTGGCGGCCGAGGTCCTGGTCGCCGGCGCGGCCCCCGAGGGACGCCAGTTCTTCGGCGAGGTCCAGCTGCTCAACGCGCGCGGCACCGTCGCGGGCACCGGCAGCGTCCTGATCGGCGCAGTCACCCCGTAA
- a CDS encoding aspartate-semialdehyde dehydrogenase encodes MKVGIVGATGQVGTVMRKILAERNFPVDELRLFASARSAGTVVDGVTVEDASTADYTGLDIVLFSAGGATSKALAEKVASQGAVVIDNSSAWRRDPEVPLVVSEVNPHAIKDRPKGIIANPNCTTMAAMPVLKPLHQEAGLTALIATTYQAVSGSGVAGVAELRTQACAVAETADQLAFDGEAVEFPEPAVYKRPIAFNVVPLAGSIVDDGTFETDEEQKLRNESRKILEIPELKVSGTCVRVPVFSGHSLQVNARFDRPISVERAYELLKDAEGVELSEIPTPLQAAGKDASYVGRIRVDETVENGLALFLSNDNLRKGAALNAVQIAELVAAELKG; translated from the coding sequence GTGAAGGTCGGAATCGTCGGAGCCACTGGTCAGGTCGGCACGGTCATGCGCAAGATCCTCGCGGAGCGCAACTTCCCGGTCGACGAGCTGCGGCTCTTCGCCTCGGCCCGTTCCGCCGGCACCGTCGTCGACGGCGTCACGGTCGAGGACGCCTCCACCGCCGACTACACCGGCCTCGACATCGTGCTCTTCTCCGCCGGCGGCGCCACCTCCAAGGCCCTCGCCGAGAAGGTCGCCTCGCAGGGCGCCGTCGTGATCGACAACTCCTCCGCCTGGCGCCGCGACCCCGAGGTCCCCCTCGTGGTCTCCGAGGTCAACCCGCACGCGATCAAGGACCGCCCCAAGGGCATCATCGCCAACCCGAACTGCACCACGATGGCCGCCATGCCGGTCCTCAAGCCGCTCCACCAGGAGGCCGGCCTCACCGCGCTGATCGCCACCACCTACCAGGCCGTCTCCGGCTCGGGCGTGGCCGGCGTCGCCGAGCTGCGCACCCAGGCCTGCGCCGTGGCCGAGACCGCCGACCAGCTCGCCTTCGACGGCGAGGCCGTCGAGTTCCCCGAGCCCGCCGTCTACAAGCGCCCGATCGCCTTCAACGTGGTCCCGCTGGCCGGCTCGATCGTCGACGACGGCACCTTCGAGACCGACGAGGAGCAGAAGCTCCGCAACGAGTCCCGCAAGATCCTGGAGATCCCCGAGCTCAAGGTCTCCGGCACCTGCGTGCGCGTCCCGGTCTTCTCCGGCCACTCCCTCCAGGTCAACGCCCGCTTCGACCGTCCGATCAGCGTCGAGCGCGCCTACGAGCTCCTCAAGGACGCCGAGGGCGTCGAGCTCTCCGAGATCCCCACCCCGCTCCAGGCGGCCGGCAAGGACGCCTCGTACGTGGGCCGCATCCGTGTGGACGAGACCGTCGAGAACGGCCTCGCGCTCTTCCTCTCCAACGACAACCTGCGCAAGGGCGCGGCGCTGAACGCCGTGCAGATCGCGGAGCTCGTCGCGGCCGAGCTCAAGGGCTGA
- a CDS encoding TerD family protein: MTQIPKGADVAVPPQALHVAVSWRTGHGVPDVDVSALLLGAGERVRGDADLVFYNHAEHPSGAVRHLGKSAPGAPGSPAADWLWLDLARVEPDVGRLVIAASADGGAFGQVPGLDVRVTDAAGNPVAYCAIGDATTETAFVFGEFYRWDGGWRFRAVGQGYASGLAGLATDFGIVVEYPPPPIPGPGYVPPPPPPAPAAPPVPVADPYGGAFRPCVYQGRGKETVHCDPGLPAGHWVLLEIESYHSLSTTIEACDAYGRAEDFLLTAYEDDVRARTVALVPRARPLTLRVEADTPWTLRVLPLSHTRRFDSHVEGIAHDLVIYEGPAGVLDFAHLGESHFTVHQHTPPLDPLYDDEEQDLLVNEIGEVRVSAPVPGPGLLRISGDGPWKCSVRR; encoded by the coding sequence ATGACCCAGATACCCAAGGGGGCCGACGTCGCGGTGCCCCCGCAGGCCCTTCATGTCGCGGTCAGCTGGCGCACCGGGCACGGGGTTCCCGACGTGGACGTCTCCGCGCTGCTCCTCGGGGCCGGGGAACGGGTGCGGGGCGACGCCGATCTGGTGTTCTACAACCACGCCGAGCACCCCTCGGGGGCCGTCCGGCACCTGGGGAAGTCGGCCCCCGGCGCGCCCGGGAGCCCGGCCGCGGACTGGCTGTGGCTGGACCTCGCGCGCGTGGAGCCCGATGTCGGACGTCTGGTGATCGCCGCCTCCGCCGACGGCGGCGCCTTCGGGCAGGTGCCGGGGCTCGACGTGCGGGTCACGGACGCGGCCGGGAACCCGGTGGCGTACTGCGCGATCGGGGACGCGACGACGGAGACGGCCTTCGTCTTCGGGGAGTTCTACCGGTGGGACGGCGGCTGGCGGTTCCGGGCGGTCGGCCAGGGGTACGCCTCGGGGCTCGCCGGGCTCGCGACGGACTTCGGCATCGTGGTGGAGTACCCGCCGCCGCCCATCCCGGGCCCCGGCTATGTGCCCCCGCCGCCGCCCCCGGCGCCCGCCGCCCCGCCGGTGCCGGTGGCCGATCCGTACGGCGGGGCGTTCCGGCCCTGCGTGTACCAGGGCCGCGGCAAGGAGACCGTGCACTGCGACCCGGGGCTCCCGGCGGGGCACTGGGTGCTCCTGGAGATCGAGTCGTACCACTCGCTGTCCACGACGATCGAGGCCTGCGACGCGTACGGGCGGGCCGAGGACTTCCTCCTCACGGCGTACGAGGACGACGTACGCGCGCGTACCGTCGCCCTCGTCCCGCGCGCCCGGCCGCTGACCCTGCGGGTGGAGGCCGACACCCCGTGGACGCTACGGGTGCTTCCGCTCTCCCACACGCGCCGCTTCGACAGTCACGTCGAGGGGATCGCCCACGATCTGGTGATCTACGAGGGGCCGGCCGGGGTACTCGACTTCGCGCACCTCGGGGAGTCCCACTTCACCGTCCACCAGCACACCCCGCCGCTCGACCCGCTCTACGACGACGAGGAGCAGGACCTGCTGGTCAACGAGATCGGGGAGGTCCGGGTGAGCGCCCCGGTACCGGGCCCGGGGCTGCTGCGGATCAGCGGTGACGGGCCGTGGAAATGTTCCGTGCGCCGCTGA